Proteins from one Triticum aestivum cultivar Chinese Spring chromosome 7A, IWGSC CS RefSeq v2.1, whole genome shotgun sequence genomic window:
- the LOC123152716 gene encoding 40S ribosomal protein S10-1-like → MIISKKNRREICKYLFQEGVLYAKKDYNLAKHPQVDALNLEVIKLMQSFKSKEYVRETFSWQHYYWYLANDDIEFLRTFLNLSSEIVPNTLKKSAKPPSRPFGSSPPDDRPR, encoded by the exons ATG ATCATCTCCAAGAAGAACCGCCGCGAGATCTGCAAGTACCTCTTCCAGG AGGGAGTCTTGTACGCCAAGAAGGACTACAACCTGGCCAAGCACCCACAGGTCGATGCCTTGAACCTCGAGGTCATCAAGCTCATGCAGAGCTTCAAGTCCAAGGAGTACGTCAGGGAGACCTTCTCGTGGCAGCACTACTACTGGTACCTGGCCAACGACGACATTGAGTTCCTCCGCACCTTCCTCAACCTGTCATCTGAGATCGTGCCCAACACCCTCAAGAAGTCCGCCAAGCCCCCGTCCCGCCCCTTCGGCTCTAGCCCACCGGATGACCGCCCCAGGTGA